GACTCTCGGGATCTGCTCTATCCATATCCGTGACAAATTCGCGGTATTCACGGGCGTAACGCTGCACATTCTCCACAAATTGTTGGTGCCGTTCAAACCCAGTGCCAGCAAAAACCTCAAGAAGATGCTGAACAAGCACAACCGGTGAGACGCGGGTGACAGAACGCGCCAGTTGGATTTGGGCATGCTGCTGCGTTAGGTATTCGTGGATCAAACGTTCCCGCTCCGTTACATCTTTGATGACATATTCACCCGCGAACTCCATTTTTTGCGCTGAATCCTCACGTGTGCCTTGCAAACGAGCCTCGTATTCACCTCTAAGTTCATTTACAAGTTGTATCGCGCGTTCGTTGAATTCATCATAAGTCATCGATGGTGAAAATCCGCTTGCAATAGAGGCGAGCGTGCCCGGCGTAAAAACGACAAAGGTAACCCACATCAACAAAAGTATCACAAGACTCGCCGCACTTTGCCGCACACGCGACGACACCAACAAACCTAACGCAAGAAACAGGCACAGGTACAGCATCGCAATCAAAAGAATAATGCCTAAACGGCTCCACGCATCAGTACCAAGTTGGACCTCGCTGGACGTGGAAATTACCAACAGGTTCATCAAAATCGCTATCACAAACGGGACACTAATACTGACCAACGCGCCTA
The window above is part of the Candidatus Poribacteria bacterium genome. Proteins encoded here:
- a CDS encoding ABC transporter permease subunit, which codes for MWHIAKREIYDNLNSLRFALATVLLLGLMLINAIVHLQEHPVRMQKYHDAVTEALNRLKSRTNLYQIAQEGPGYLYKKPSSLHFCADGGEDFLADNVHGGFYAWATDDLAGFWQLDYMPATLNRQNIRPDTIKIDWTFVIGYVLSLIAILFTFDSISGEREHGTLRLTLANPVPRHTVLIGKFLGALVSISVPFVIAILMNLLVISTSSEVQLGTDAWSRLGIILLIAMLYLCLFLALGLLVSSRVRQSAASLVILLLMWVTFVVFTPGTLASIASGFSPSMTYDEFNERAIQLVNELRGEYEARLQGTREDSAQKMEFAGEYVIKDVTERERLIHEYLTQQHAQIQLARSVTRVSPVVLVQHLLEVFAGTGFERHQQFVENVQRYAREYREFVTDMDRADPES